GCGTGCGCGTAGAGGGCTCGAAGAAGACGTTGGCCACCGTGACGGCGCGCAGCGTGGGCACCTTGGGAATGGGGCGCTCTAACACTTCGCGGAAGGTCTCGGCTGTGTCCAAGATGAGGGTGAGCTCCTCGCGGCTCATCCCTTGGAGTTCCAGAAGATGCTTGCGGCGGAACTCCATCTATTTCCCCTCCTCGGCCGCAATCAACAGCACGCAGTCCTCACCGTCCTGTTCCTTGAGGCGCACCTGCACCTCCTCGCCGATGGAGGTGGGCACGTTCTTGCCCACATAGTCTGCGCGAATGGGAAGTTCGCGGTGGCCGCGGTCCACCAGCACGGCTAACTGTACCGTGGCCGGCCGGCCAAAGTCCATGAGCGCGTCCAAAGCGGCGCGCGCCGTGCGCCCGGTGTAGAGCACATCGTCCACCAGCACCACGTTCATGTCGTCGATCTCGAAGGGGATGTCGGTGCCGCGCACCATGGGGATCTTGCGGCGAAAGTCGTCGCGGTACATGGTGATGTCCAGCGTGCCCAAGGGGATGCGCTTGCCCTCCAGCGCCTCGATCTTGCGCACGATGCGTGCCGCCAAGGGGGCACCACGCGTGCGGATGCCCACCACCGCTAACTTTTCCGTACCGCGATTGCGCTCCAAGATCTCGTGCGCTAACCGCGTGATGGTGCGCTCCAGCCCCTGCTCGTCGATGAGCTCCGCTTTGACCTTTTGTTCCGGCATCTTCCCTTCCTGCGCACAAAAAAAGCCTCGGCGAGAACGCAACAAGGCTTTGCAAGCTTCACCCAGGCCCTTGCCGATCTCACGGGATTGGCTTAAAGGGAGCAATTGTGCTTGCCAATTATAGCTAATTTCCGCGACATTGTCAACCTTTTTTCACAGATCACGCAAAGAACGCCAAGAGTCTTCAGAGAAAAACGAAGACCGGGGCTGGGACTTTCAAATGCCCCGTGGCGCCCTTTGCGGCCCCTTGGCGCACGTAGTGAGGTAGCTCTTTCAAGTGGCCCATGGCGGCCTTTGCCTCCTTCGCGCACGTGGCGTGGCGATAGCTTAGCGGCCATGGCGAGAAGGCCCAGGGCACAAAGAGCTTGAAATTTCCCTCAAGTTCCAGTATATTAGCTCAGAGCAATCTGCGACCTCAATTCCAAAAGGCGATGCCATGCGTCCTCGGGTGAAGATTACCTTAGCAGCTTTGTCCCTCCTCGTAGCGGTGACCCTAACCGTCTTAGCCGGGCCATTCTTTTCCACCGTCTCCCAGGTGGCGCAAAACCTGTACGTCAAGACCAAAATCCTCACCATGGTTCTCGATAAGGTACAGCGCTACTACGTGGACGAAGTCGACCCGGGCCAGCTGGTGGAGGACGCCATCAAGGGGATGCTGGCCAGTTTGGACCCGCACACGGTCTATCTCACCAAAGAGGACTTTGGCAAATGGCGAGTGGACTTTGAAGGCTACCACGGCATTGGCATCAGCTACGACATCATCCGCAACAAGATCACCGTGCTCAGCGTCAACGAGGACGGCCCGGCCTGCGCCGCCGGCCTTTTGCCCGGCGATCGCATCGTCAAGGTCAATGGCGAGTCAGTGGTGGGCATCAAGCGCGAGGAGGTGCCGCTGAAGCTCATGGGGCCGGCCGGCAGCACGGTGACGGTGAGCGTGGAACGGCAGGGGTGGGATCGCCCCCGCGACTTTACGCTCGTCCGGCGCCAGATCACCTTAGCCAG
This candidate division KSB1 bacterium DNA region includes the following protein-coding sequences:
- the pyrR gene encoding bifunctional pyr operon transcriptional regulator/uracil phosphoribosyltransferase PyrR, translating into MPEQKVKAELIDEQGLERTITRLAHEILERNRGTEKLAVVGIRTRGAPLAARIVRKIEALEGKRIPLGTLDITMYRDDFRRKIPMVRGTDIPFEIDDMNVVLVDDVLYTGRTARAALDALMDFGRPATVQLAVLVDRGHRELPIRADYVGKNVPTSIGEEVQVRLKEQDGEDCVLLIAAEEGK